AGAATTAACAGATCTCACTGTTGGCAGTTGGCTACAGTACTTCACTATTAACCCTCCAAGAATAGAACAATATTGCTCGCAAAAAGGCAGTGGTGCTTCGCTGTCATTTACTCTTCAGTATACCCATGCTCGTTGTTGCTCAGTTCTACAGCTAGCTGCACAAGAGGGATTAATTACACTCCGATCGCAAGTAGAGTCTGCCGAAAATATTTTTCCTGTTGTTTCAGAACAGACACCAATTTCTTTTCTTGATTCTCAACAACGCCTTCTTTGTTGTCACTCAACTGAGCAAGCTTTAATCAAGCAATTACTAGTACTATTTGATAACTTATACTATCCCCGCACCGAGTCAAAAGCACAGTGGGAAAAAATAACACTAAATTTGTGTCAATCTTGGCAAAACTTCTATACTCACTGTCGGATCTGGGGTGAAGTCAAACAAAATAATCTACTTCTAGCACGGGCGCGATTGGGTTTAACGTCATTAACTCAAAGTCTTCTAGCTGTATTCCTAAACGATAAGTTAGGTGTTTACGCACCAACCGAACTATAAGGCAGAATTCGTAGGGATCAGAACATATTGCCAGAGACTGGAAATCTTAAACGCTAATTACATAAACTTTCTCTTCTTCTGGTATGACATTGGTAACTTCTACCTTTAGATAGAAAATTTTGCGCAAAGCAGTGACAAATAGATAGAGTTCATATAATATTGCAAGTGTGTGAGGAGCGAACCAGTCAGGGTACCGAGACGAAACACGGCCAGTCGTCGGTACTCTTTCTGTGTTTGAGGGTGAGACGTAGATAAAAGGTTTTACTTAAGCAAAATAAATTCTTCAATTGCTGCTGCTGCACCATCTTCTTCAACACTCGGCGCTACCCAGTGGGCAATATTTTTAACTGCTGTCGGTGCATTACCCATTGCAACGCCAACACCAGCGTATGCAAGCATCTCTACATCATTGAAATTATCACCAATTGTCATGACATTTGCAGCTTGGATACCTAAGCATTCTTCTGCTAAGTAACGTACGGCTGCTGCTTTGTTTACTAGAGGATTGGTTGCTTCAAAAAAAGTCGCAACGGATTTTGTCATGTACAGTTCAGCAGGCGTGTAGCGCTGCCGCAAGCTTCCTAAAAGACGATCGATCAAGACAACATCATCACTGAGTGCAAGCACTTTTGTTGGTTCATCTGCAAGAACTTGACGCAAGTCACCAACAGCGATTGGTTCAATCCCAGAACGTTCTGAGTAGAGTTGAGTTTCTGATGTGAGTTCGCGCACATAGAGGCGATCGTTGATATAAAAGTGAACTGATAATAGCGATCGCAGTTGGGGTTGTTCAAAGTAATCTAACAACTGGTACGCTGTTGCTTTCGCTACAGGTAAATGACGGTGAATTTTTTGCGTGTGGGGATCTTGAATCCAGGCTCCTTGGTAAGCTAGTAATGGCATTGTCGAGCCAATATCTTGATGAAAGCGTAAAGCAGAGCAATACATTCGACCTGTAGCTAGTGCAACTTCAATGCCCTGGACTTTTGCTGCTTGGATCGCCTGACGTACAGCAGGGCGAATTGTGTTTGATTCTCCGGCGATCGTGCCATCAATATCGAGTACAAGTAGTTTAATTGAAGTCTTAAAGAGTTTTGAGTTTTGAGTTTTGAGTTTTGAATTAGTCATTGGTAATGGGGTTGGAATAAAGTATAAATAAACTTCACTTATGCTTGATACGTCTGGCAATACGTATTTTGGCAAAATACGATTTATCTTGTTATGCAAACGGTTAATAAACAATTATTCTGACATTTTTTACGCCCAAATTTTAAACCAATAAGGCAAAAATGTGTGGATTAGTTGTAGTAGGAAATACTTAATGTTGGCGTTTTCAATATCACAAAATCAGCTTAAAAGTAGATTCAAAAAATAGTAGAGATAGATACACTGAAGCAATTGCTTTTGGTATAGGAATAAATTAATATGCTGGGGATTGAGCGTTTTGGGATGCAAACAGCAGCCCACGCAGATTCAGCGTTTCAGGGAGTATCAGTTGAGCCTTTAGTAACAACGCCTCCTGCTGCAGAATGTGAAATATGTGTTGTTGTACCAGTACGAGATGAAGCTGAACACTTAGTAGCTACACTCAATGCCTTAGCACATCAAATCGATCTACAAGGAAAACCACTACACTACAGCCGTTACGAGATTATTCTGCTTGCAAATAACTGCTGTGATGACTCTGCAGCGATCGCTCGCAAATTTGCCCAGCAACATTCATCGTTAGCACTGCACGTAGTAGAAATGACCTTATCCAAGCCCGAAGCTTATATTGGTAAAGTACGACGTATATTGATGCACGAAGCATATCGTCGCTTGATGGGTATCGGACGCAAGCGCGGTATCATTGCTTCAACCGATGGCGATACTCGCGTAGCACCGACTTGGATTGCTGCAACTATACAAGAAATAACTCATGGTGCGGATGCAGTCGGTGGGAGAATTATCACAGACCGTGCAGAACGCAGTCATTTAGAACCCTATGCGCGATTGTGTCACTTGCGTGAGGTAGGCTATCGCTATTTACTAAGCGAACTCGAAACATATCTCGATCCTGAACCGTGCGAATGTTGGCCTCGGCATTATCAGCACTATGGTGCAAGTTTAGCCGTTACAGCGCAAATGTATGCTCGTGTAGGCGGTATGCCTGCGGTACGTACGCCGGAAGATGTCGCTTTTTATCAAGCACTGGTACGTGTAGATGCGAGGTTTCGTCATAGTCCAGCTGTGAAAGTGATTACCTCAGCACGACAAACAGGACGCGCCAACAATGGCTTAGCAAATCAGTTGCGTGAATGGGCAGTGATGGGACACCAGCATCAGCCGTTTATTGTAGAATCGGCAGCAATCAGCGAGCAACGGTTGCAAGCACGTCGTAAGTTACGGATGCTATGGATGCGATCGCGTATTCATCAACAATTAAACAACTATGAAATTGCACAATGTGCGCATGAATGGAAAGTTTCCCTTTCTTGGTTAACCGAAGAACTATCCCAGTCACCTACTTTTGGTTTATTGCTAGAACGAACCAAAGAAAAAACAGTTGAATTAGAAAGAGATGCTTACCAAGAAATTTCTCAGGCGATCGCCGATCTCCGATTGCGTTTAAGCAGTTTACGTCAAGCAGCAACTCATTTAAATTCGCTCGAACAAGTCAAGCCGATATTGATCTTCCCGCCGTCCTCGCAAATGCCGCAAGTGCGAATCAGTTAGTTCCATAAACGAGTCATGAACTTCATCGCCCCATAAAGGGTAATCTTCTGCATATAGTGTCCAATGGACGAGAAGCAGATGCCCTCCTGATTCTAGATGCTCTAGGAGCAATTTTTGCGTTTTTCTTAAATCCTCCCAAGATAAGTAATAACCAACTTCAGAAACTAAGGTCAAATCGAAATTCTGCGGCGGATAATCGCCAGGAACCTGCATTAATTGAAACTCAACGTGGGATAAGTGCTGACAGCGTTTAATCGCTCGATTCAAGGCAATTTCCGATGCATCAATTGATAAGAGGGAATCGCAGCGTTCGGCTAAACGCGAGGTGAGGACACCAATTGAACAACCAATTTCGAGTGCACAGCGATAGCGTTGTCTAGGTAGTACAGCTAAGGTATTTGCATACTTATGCGCTTCGTACTCACTTGTTTCAAATTGCCACGGATCTTCATCAGCAGTGTAGAGATCGTTAAAGTATTGAGGTTGCAGTGAGTTCATGTGTGGCTTTGGTTGATTCATTGCGTCTGCTCCAAGTAAAGCTCCCAAGAATGGGCAAAGTGGGCTAGCATTTGAGGTGTCAAACGAAAACCTTCAGGGTCGTCGTCAATTAAATCTGTTGTTTGCGAACGATATGCTGCGATCGCCTGTTGTTTTAAATCGATAACTGTACTAATATCCAACCGCCACAGCTCAACATTTACAAGTAGTGTTGCATCTTTGCGTTGCAAGGGGTCCCAATCCCAAATCAAATATTCAATTTGGCGCACAGACAAATTTGCAGTATGAATTGCGGCTGTCAGTAGTTCCCAAGTCGCACGGTGATCGGGGTGTGGATCGTACCGCCAAGGTAAAAAGAGCGCTCGGAAATTACGGCTTGATAAATAGTCGCGTAAGCAAGCCACAGCCGGCTCAAAATCTGAGGTATTTTTATGAGGAACAGCGCCATCTTGGAGGCGGAAAAATGTGACTGCATTAACACCAAGTATCGAAAGTGCTGTGCGAGTTTCACTTTCACGTAAGTCTCTTAAAGCTGGTGCTGGGTAGCGACGTGAGTTGGGATGCGATTGAGTCCCATCACTGATTACAAGTACCTCTACGGGGATACTAAGCTGCTGTAATAAAGCGATCGCACCACCACAACCGAGCGATTCATCATCAGGGTGCGGCGCGACAATGAGTGTAGAACCAAAATCAGCGATCGCCTTTGCTGGACGTAGTGGTATTTGTTCTGGGTTCGCTAATAATAGTTGCGGCACGATTGAAGTCATAGCGTCCATAGCGAACTTGCGGTTTCACTAGATAGCGCATATTGCCCGATATTAGCGATCGCTGCATCAAACGCAGGTTGGCGCAGGTACAAAGTCAAGTCACGGATGACGCGTTCTATTGGTTGTGGTGGCAGTAATCCGCGAGTACCAACACAGCGTTCGCATAGTTGAATGACATTCATACAGATTTGCTCAATCGCAGTGCGTACCATATTGCCATAGGCAACAATTGTGCTTGCTTGGGGATGCTCATCAGCAGCATAACCACCAAAGACAGGTGCGTATTCATCCATTAAAGTTGCAGCACCGCGTAACCAAAGATGACCACTTTCGATAGCGATCGCCATTTGTCCTAGGCGTTCTTCTTGGTAAGGATCTTGAGTCCGATTGAGTGAGTGTAGGTATTCCCGCGTCAAATTAAATAAAGCTTCAGCACCACCAAGTTGCACCGCAGCAAAACGAATCACACCTCCTGTTAACCACGGTTGACGGAAGTAATCGCCAGGATTGCCAATGACGTAGAGTGGATCGAGTTCCACACCTGTAAAATCTACTTTATAACTAGCCGATGCGCGCATTCCTGAAGGTTGCCACCAAGAAGGATCGACAATTGTCTGAACTTCATCCATTGGCACAATACACATTTGCCAACTACCATCTGGTAGTACTCCATTCACAAACGGACGTTCGACAAAACCACAACCCGAAGCAAAGGTTTTAGAACCTTCCAACCGACAATTGCCATTGTCTAAAGGAATGACTTTGACACCATCAGCGGCTTCAGCATTCCAAACACCAAAGATTTTATGGCGATCGCGTGCGGCTACAGCAAAGCTTTCAATTTGTTTTGGAGTTCCAAATGTGTTAATCAGTTGTAGTGCATTAACGTGACCTTCATAAACGCGACCAACAGATAAATTACCACGACCTAGTTGTTTAAGTAGCAGCAACAATGGTAACGTTCCACCCGCTTGTGTACCTAAGCCTAATCCGCCCAATTCGCGAGGTAGCGGCGCGGTTAATAACCCCGCTTGCGCAATCAGTTCAAATTCTTTCGCGGGGAAGGCTCCGTGACAATCTACCGCAGCAGCATTACTGAACGCAAAATCAGCAATATCTACAACCCGCGATAATATTTCTGTAATTGCTGGTTCGTGCCAACTATCAGGAATAACGCTGGGTGAAAGTTGTGTAATAATATTGTCCTCCTTCAAGTCTTCTGTGTAAACCCACCTACGATTGCACAACCAAAGGCTTTTTGGTATTTATTATCACTGTCTCACTACAACTTATGTTCATTCCTGGGGTAGAGCTTGTATGAAGAGGGGTGAGCTGGGCGAATAAATTCGCTGGCTAAATAAACAAAGTCCACGAAGGTGGACTTACTAGTAAAAGTCTCATTTCAGTGTACGAAGGTACACTTTGCTTGAGTAGCCCTGACTTTAGTTGGAGGGCATCTGTGATTCATGCAGGAGGTTTACGGAGTTACTGGTGTAGTTGGTGGAGAAGGTTGTGCTGGTGGTACTGGAGTAACGGGTTCTGGAGACGTTTGAATCGCAGGCGTTTGGCTTTCTGGGATGAATGTTGGGGAAAGGTTTCCTAAAGGATCGCTAGCATCGATACAACTATCCATTGCTTGAACAGGCGTAAAATTAATTTCACTGCGTAAACCAACAACACACTCAGCAAAACGTACTGGTAACAAGCTGCGACCGCAATAGTCTAAAACATTAGCAGGTTGTTCTTGACTAGTCTGACTAATTCCGACAACACAGGTGGCTAACTCATCTTGACTTCGTACCTGTCTACACGTCGCCAAAGCATCAGCTGCAGCAATTTCTGTGCGTTGATCAATGCTTACAACACAGCTAGATAGCTCCCGAGGATTGAGTGCTGTGGCACAAGCATTAGCTGCTGCGACATCGGTAATACCAACACTTAGGAGGCGGGCAGTACAAACGCGAAAACTATTGCGGTAAGAAGTCGTAATTGTTGCAGCAACACTAGGAACACTAGTCAGTGCGAGTACTGCGATCGCGAGTGGGGTAGTAGCGATTTGGATGTGCTTTCTTCTTGCCATATCACCTTTACTTAATTCAGTATTCTACAGCGATAAAACTTTATTTTCCGCTATGTTACAGTCTGCAGCGGCATTTGATCGAGTTGAATTTACTCCAAACTTTGCCAATATGATTATTACAGATTTATAATGGTCAATTTGGGAGAAGTTTGACAAGGTAGTAAAGAGGAACCCATGTCCCGATACAGAGGACCACGATTAAGAGTTGTACGTCGTTTAGGAGAGTTACCAGGATTAACTCGTAAAAGCGCCCGTCGTTCATATCCACCAGGACAGCATGGACAGAATCGCAAGAAACGTTCTGAATATGCTGTTCGTCTAGAAGAGAAGCAGAAGCTTCGTTTTAATTACGGTTTAACAGAAAAACAGTTGCTACGCTACGTCCGCCGCGCCAGAAGAGTGACTGGTTCAACCGGACAAGTGCTTTTACAACTATTAGAAATGCGGCTTGATAACACTATTTTCCGCATGGGAATGGCTCCTACAATTCCTGCTGCGAGACAACTGGTGAATCACGGTCATATTACAGTCAAGGGTCGAGTTGTCGATATTGCAAGCTATCAATGTCGTCCAGGCGACGAGATTAAAGTTAGAGATCGCGAAGCTTCACGTAAGTTAGTAGAAGCTAACCTACAATATCCAGGACTAGCAAACCTTCCTAGCCATTTGGAGTTTGACAAAAATAAACTCGAAGGTAAAGTTAACAGCTTAGTTGAGCGTGAGTGGGTGGCGTTACAAGTTAACGAACTGTTGGTCGTTGAGTACTACTCACGTCAAGCATAAAAATTTTGGATTTTGGATTTTGGATTATCAACCTAGCGACTAAAGTCGCGGCTTAAAAGCAAAGTCCACCTTCGTGGACTTAAAGGTAGGTTTTGTCTGATTAGCTGCGGTTTCAACCGCTGAGATAATCCCAGCAAATCCAAAATCTGAAATTGAGTTAACCTCCAATTTGAGACATTGTACGGCTGTAAGTGCCAGTCGTTCCTGATTCACGTTGCTTGAAGTTAATTTCTGGTTTAATCGCTAAAAGTTGGCGTACTTCTTTGCGCAACTGTGCTATTTCTGTGCCAGTGCGTAGGGGTGTTTTAAGGTCGATTTGATTGCCTTCGTTGAGCAAGCAGGGACGTAACCAACCATCAGCAGAAAGCCGCATCCGGTTGCAGCGATCGCAAAAACATTCTGACATCTGACTAATAAATCCTAATGTTCCTTTAGCGCCAGGAATCTGAAAAACGTCTGCTGGACCATTACCACGCACTTGTGATTCCGTCAAGCCAAAAGAATCGCGAATTTGTTGGCGGAGTTCTTCAGAAGCAATCCAACCGCGATCGCCAAAAAGTTGAGAATTGCCAATTGGCATAAATTCAATGAAGCGGACGTGCCATTGACGGTCAATAGTCAAAGCAGCCAGATCGAGAACTTCGCGATCGTTGACACCAGGAATGACAACGACATTCAGCTTTAAAGGATTAAAACCAACTTGATACGCACTTTGAATACCTTGCCAGACTTGTTGCCAGCGCGAACGACCGCGATTGCCAATAATTTGGTCGAAAGTGTCGGGATCGAGGGAATCTAAACTAATATTAATCCGCCGCAGTCCAGCATCGTAGAGAGCTTGTGCCATGCTTGCGAGTAAAAACCCGTTAGTTGTCATAGCAAGGTCTTGGGTTTGAGGAAAAGCAGCGATCGCGCGGACAATTTCGATCACACCTGGGCGTAGTAACGGTTCTCCACCTGTTAATCGAAACCGCGTAAATCCGACGGGAATAAATACTTCTTGAATCAAAGTAAGTAGTTCCTCGTCAGTTAAGAGCTGTTGCCGCAAAACATAATCTAATTCAGCACCCTCCGGCATACAGTATTGACACCGGAAGTTACAGCGGTCGATTAAGCTGATCCGGAGGTAGTCTACTGCATTCATAGTGGTTAGTGGCTAGTTGATAGTGGGAGTGTGAAAGAGTTGTCGAGTAGGAGTGTGGGAGTGTAGGTAATAGAGTTTTGAATTTTGAGTTTTGAATTTTGAGTTTTCTTAACTCATAACTCAACACTCAACATTCATAACTCTCTTAGTCTTCCCGCCTA
The nucleotide sequence above comes from Gloeocapsopsis sp. IPPAS B-1203. Encoded proteins:
- a CDS encoding DALR anticodon-binding domain-containing protein, whose amino-acid sequence is MLSPNYCTIKHVLLQQLQIALDLYLLNQKLYAKPKINLSWNLKNNQITYIWAIALQLSAVQKLPAMQIATTMMHLIDTTAISQTIPPTKLSTENAVSSTSIVTHVAPPGLIYLELTDLTVGSWLQYFTINPPRIEQYCSQKGSGASLSFTLQYTHARCCSVLQLAAQEGLITLRSQVESAENIFPVVSEQTPISFLDSQQRLLCCHSTEQALIKQLLVLFDNLYYPRTESKAQWEKITLNLCQSWQNFYTHCRIWGEVKQNNLLLARARLGLTSLTQSLLAVFLNDKLGVYAPTEL
- a CDS encoding Cof-type HAD-IIB family hydrolase, whose translation is MTNSKLKTQNSKLFKTSIKLLVLDIDGTIAGESNTIRPAVRQAIQAAKVQGIEVALATGRMYCSALRFHQDIGSTMPLLAYQGAWIQDPHTQKIHRHLPVAKATAYQLLDYFEQPQLRSLLSVHFYINDRLYVRELTSETQLYSERSGIEPIAVGDLRQVLADEPTKVLALSDDVVLIDRLLGSLRQRYTPAELYMTKSVATFFEATNPLVNKAAAVRYLAEECLGIQAANVMTIGDNFNDVEMLAYAGVGVAMGNAPTAVKNIAHWVAPSVEEDGAAAAIEEFILLK
- a CDS encoding glycosyltransferase family A protein — translated: MLGIERFGMQTAAHADSAFQGVSVEPLVTTPPAAECEICVVVPVRDEAEHLVATLNALAHQIDLQGKPLHYSRYEIILLANNCCDDSAAIARKFAQQHSSLALHVVEMTLSKPEAYIGKVRRILMHEAYRRLMGIGRKRGIIASTDGDTRVAPTWIAATIQEITHGADAVGGRIITDRAERSHLEPYARLCHLREVGYRYLLSELETYLDPEPCECWPRHYQHYGASLAVTAQMYARVGGMPAVRTPEDVAFYQALVRVDARFRHSPAVKVITSARQTGRANNGLANQLREWAVMGHQHQPFIVESAAISEQRLQARRKLRMLWMRSRIHQQLNNYEIAQCAHEWKVSLSWLTEELSQSPTFGLLLERTKEKTVELERDAYQEISQAIADLRLRLSSLRQAATHLNSLEQVKPILIFPPSSQMPQVRIS
- a CDS encoding SAM-dependent methyltransferase: MNQPKPHMNSLQPQYFNDLYTADEDPWQFETSEYEAHKYANTLAVLPRQRYRCALEIGCSIGVLTSRLAERCDSLLSIDASEIALNRAIKRCQHLSHVEFQLMQVPGDYPPQNFDLTLVSEVGYYLSWEDLRKTQKLLLEHLESGGHLLLVHWTLYAEDYPLWGDEVHDSFMELTDSHLRHLRGRREDQYRLDLFERI
- a CDS encoding PIG-L deacetylase family protein; translated protein: MTSIVPQLLLANPEQIPLRPAKAIADFGSTLIVAPHPDDESLGCGGAIALLQQLSIPVEVLVISDGTQSHPNSRRYPAPALRDLRESETRTALSILGVNAVTFFRLQDGAVPHKNTSDFEPAVACLRDYLSSRNFRALFLPWRYDPHPDHRATWELLTAAIHTANLSVRQIEYLIWDWDPLQRKDATLLVNVELWRLDISTVIDLKQQAIAAYRSQTTDLIDDDPEGFRLTPQMLAHFAHSWELYLEQTQ
- a CDS encoding acyl-CoA dehydrogenase family protein, with protein sequence MKEDNIITQLSPSVIPDSWHEPAITEILSRVVDIADFAFSNAAAVDCHGAFPAKEFELIAQAGLLTAPLPRELGGLGLGTQAGGTLPLLLLLKQLGRGNLSVGRVYEGHVNALQLINTFGTPKQIESFAVAARDRHKIFGVWNAEAADGVKVIPLDNGNCRLEGSKTFASGCGFVERPFVNGVLPDGSWQMCIVPMDEVQTIVDPSWWQPSGMRASASYKVDFTGVELDPLYVIGNPGDYFRQPWLTGGVIRFAAVQLGGAEALFNLTREYLHSLNRTQDPYQEERLGQMAIAIESGHLWLRGAATLMDEYAPVFGGYAADEHPQASTIVAYGNMVRTAIEQICMNVIQLCERCVGTRGLLPPQPIERVIRDLTLYLRQPAFDAAIANIGQYALSSETASSLWTL
- the rpsD gene encoding 30S ribosomal protein S4; the protein is MSRYRGPRLRVVRRLGELPGLTRKSARRSYPPGQHGQNRKKRSEYAVRLEEKQKLRFNYGLTEKQLLRYVRRARRVTGSTGQVLLQLLEMRLDNTIFRMGMAPTIPAARQLVNHGHITVKGRVVDIASYQCRPGDEIKVRDREASRKLVEANLQYPGLANLPSHLEFDKNKLEGKVNSLVEREWVALQVNELLVVEYYSRQA
- the moaA gene encoding GTP 3',8-cyclase MoaA; this encodes MNAVDYLRISLIDRCNFRCQYCMPEGAELDYVLRQQLLTDEELLTLIQEVFIPVGFTRFRLTGGEPLLRPGVIEIVRAIAAFPQTQDLAMTTNGFLLASMAQALYDAGLRRINISLDSLDPDTFDQIIGNRGRSRWQQVWQGIQSAYQVGFNPLKLNVVVIPGVNDREVLDLAALTIDRQWHVRFIEFMPIGNSQLFGDRGWIASEELRQQIRDSFGLTESQVRGNGPADVFQIPGAKGTLGFISQMSECFCDRCNRMRLSADGWLRPCLLNEGNQIDLKTPLRTGTEIAQLRKEVRQLLAIKPEINFKQRESGTTGTYSRTMSQIGG